In Gordonia phthalatica, one genomic interval encodes:
- a CDS encoding cryptochrome/photolyase family protein, with protein sequence MNSTAIVWFRRDLRLYDLPSLSAAADRAESALAVFVLDDALVRPSGAPRTTFLAGCLEALDADLGGRLLVVSGDPVQVIPELVDVLSVDSVHVSEDFGPYGRARDEAVEAALPASVPLIRTGSPYAVSPGRVRTKAGGPYRVFTPFKRAWLDHGWHSPALTGPDTVDWLDPDAVLPRGRIERLGRAAVAELLTEEASDAAALPVAGEKAALERWRAFRDGGTSELDRYADDRDRPDLDATSRLSPYLKFGCLHPRTILHDLRARTDDGATTLRSELAWRDFYADVLFHRPETARTGVDAKFDRMEYDSGPDADAAFDAWCRGRTGYPIVDAGMRQLLAEGWMHNRARMIVASFLTKDLHLPWWRGARYFMTHLVDGDLASNQHGWQWTAGCGTDAAPYFRVFNPVSQGERFDPSGDYVRRWVPELRGIAGKAVHQPWKQAGGRTAEPALFDAADGDRGYPPPIVDHAEERVVALARYRDL encoded by the coding sequence ATGAACTCAACGGCCATCGTCTGGTTTCGCCGCGATCTCCGCCTCTACGATCTGCCGTCGCTGTCGGCCGCGGCTGACCGCGCGGAGTCGGCGCTCGCCGTCTTCGTGCTCGACGACGCCCTGGTGCGTCCGTCGGGTGCACCGCGGACCACCTTCCTCGCCGGATGCCTGGAGGCTCTCGACGCCGATCTCGGCGGGCGGCTCCTGGTGGTGTCGGGCGATCCGGTTCAGGTGATCCCCGAGCTCGTCGACGTTCTGTCCGTCGACTCGGTGCATGTGAGTGAGGATTTCGGCCCGTACGGGCGTGCCCGGGACGAGGCGGTGGAGGCGGCCCTGCCGGCCTCGGTGCCGCTGATTCGGACCGGCTCCCCGTACGCGGTGTCGCCCGGGCGCGTCCGCACCAAGGCCGGTGGGCCCTACCGTGTCTTCACTCCGTTCAAGCGGGCGTGGCTCGACCACGGGTGGCATTCGCCCGCGCTGACGGGGCCGGACACCGTCGATTGGCTCGACCCCGATGCGGTTCTTCCGCGCGGCCGCATCGAACGTCTGGGGCGTGCCGCCGTCGCCGAGCTGCTGACCGAGGAGGCGAGTGATGCCGCGGCGTTGCCTGTCGCCGGGGAGAAGGCCGCGCTCGAGCGATGGCGCGCGTTCCGGGACGGCGGGACCAGCGAGCTGGATCGTTACGCTGACGACCGAGACCGGCCCGATCTCGACGCGACGTCACGCCTGTCGCCGTACCTGAAGTTCGGCTGCCTCCATCCGCGAACGATCCTGCACGATCTGCGGGCGCGGACCGACGACGGCGCAACCACCCTGCGCAGTGAGCTGGCCTGGCGCGACTTCTACGCGGATGTCCTCTTCCATCGCCCCGAGACTGCTCGCACCGGCGTCGACGCGAAGTTCGATCGGATGGAGTACGACAGCGGCCCGGACGCGGATGCGGCGTTCGACGCCTGGTGCCGCGGCCGCACCGGGTACCCGATCGTCGACGCCGGGATGCGCCAGCTGCTGGCGGAGGGCTGGATGCACAACCGGGCGAGGATGATCGTGGCGTCGTTTCTCACGAAGGATCTGCACCTGCCGTGGTGGCGCGGCGCGCGGTACTTCATGACGCACCTGGTCGACGGCGACCTCGCGTCCAACCAGCACGGCTGGCAGTGGACGGCCGGGTGCGGCACCGACGCCGCCCCGTACTTCCGGGTGTTCAATCCGGTGTCCCAGGGCGAACGCTTCGACCCGTCGGGCGACTACGTGCGCCGCTGGGTGCCCGAGCTTCGCGGCATCGCAGGCAAAGCCGTGCACCAGCCGTGGAAGCAGGCGGGCGGACGCACGGCCGAGCCCGCCCTGTTCGACGCCGCCGACGGCGACCGAGGCTACCCGCCGCCGATCGTCGACCACGCTGAGGAACGCGTGGTGGCCCTGGCTCGCTACCGCGATCTGTGA
- a CDS encoding FadR/GntR family transcriptional regulator: MQTVKRQTLIGQVTQQLRDEISAGRWAVGERIPTEPALCEMTGTARNTVREAVQSLVHAGLLERRQGSGTYVIAVDEQEVAFGDFFAAARRQDLLELREALEVTAAGLAAKRRDADDIATLRRLLAQRNRSWRDDAVDETGRNAAIEDDTRLHRAVVAASHNAVYLEFYDSLLPALRNSIGQHDVGPGFSYEQEHTAVVEAVVDGDSDRARRAARALLAGVGER; encoded by the coding sequence GTGCAAACGGTCAAACGGCAGACGCTCATCGGTCAGGTCACGCAACAGCTGCGCGACGAGATCTCCGCGGGCCGCTGGGCGGTCGGGGAGCGGATCCCTACCGAACCCGCCCTCTGCGAGATGACCGGCACCGCCCGCAACACCGTGCGCGAAGCCGTGCAGTCCCTGGTGCACGCGGGACTGCTGGAGCGTAGGCAGGGGTCGGGCACGTATGTGATCGCCGTCGACGAGCAGGAGGTCGCCTTCGGTGACTTCTTCGCGGCCGCGCGCAGGCAAGACCTCCTGGAACTGCGCGAGGCGCTCGAGGTCACCGCGGCCGGGCTCGCCGCGAAGCGTCGCGACGCCGACGACATCGCGACCTTGAGGAGACTGCTGGCTCAGCGCAATCGGTCCTGGCGCGACGACGCGGTCGACGAGACCGGCCGGAACGCCGCCATCGAAGACGACACCCGGCTGCACCGCGCGGTGGTGGCCGCGAGCCACAACGCCGTCTACCTCGAGTTCTACGACTCGCTGCTGCCGGCCCTGCGGAACTCGATCGGCCAGCACGACGTCGGCCCGGGATTCTCGTACGAGCAGGAGCACACAGCGGTCGTGGAAGCCGTCGTCGACGGCGATTCGGACCGTGCTCGACGGGCGGCTCGCGCGCTGCTCGCGGGCGTCGGCGAGAGGTAG
- a CDS encoding anti-sigma factor domain-containing protein, with protein MSEDYDDLRDLAPLIAFDAVDDVERARILKAVAQADETDRRAFEDELKAVRATLVRMSEATAVEPPSQLRDRVLSRLDEQPSARDDAVGSPVRDRRRLRLVAAAAAAAIVLAAGGVIGYTVAGRGEQAAPSQTEQIFAAPDVRTTTGTVAGGQATVTYSPSTGEGVLVMNDVPRPAPGTIYQMWLIGPSGPKLAGTMSDADVSPSTTAMITDMRGATAVAFTVGDSATPDKMISAPVAELPLS; from the coding sequence GTGAGTGAGGACTACGATGACCTCCGCGACCTCGCGCCGCTCATCGCCTTCGATGCGGTGGACGATGTGGAGCGGGCGCGCATCCTGAAGGCGGTGGCGCAGGCCGATGAGACCGATCGCCGAGCATTCGAGGACGAGCTGAAGGCAGTGCGCGCGACGCTCGTGCGAATGAGCGAGGCGACTGCCGTCGAGCCGCCGTCTCAGCTCCGTGACAGGGTTCTGTCGAGACTCGACGAACAGCCGTCCGCACGGGATGATGCGGTCGGATCGCCCGTACGCGATCGTCGCCGACTCAGACTCGTGGCCGCTGCGGCAGCCGCGGCGATCGTGCTCGCCGCCGGCGGCGTCATCGGCTACACGGTCGCCGGACGCGGCGAGCAGGCCGCACCGTCGCAGACCGAACAGATCTTCGCGGCGCCAGACGTCCGCACGACCACCGGAACGGTCGCGGGCGGTCAGGCGACCGTCACCTACTCCCCGTCAACGGGCGAGGGTGTCCTGGTGATGAACGACGTCCCGCGACCGGCTCCCGGAACCATCTACCAGATGTGGCTGATCGGTCCGAGCGGGCCGAAGCTCGCGGGAACCATGTCGGACGCCGACGTCTCACCGTCGACCACCGCGATGATCACGGACATGAGGGGGGCGACGGCCGTGGCGTTCACCGTCGGCGACTCGGCCACTCCGGACAAGATGATCTCGGCCCCGGTGGCAGAGCTCCCGCTGTCGTGA
- a CDS encoding NAD(P)/FAD-dependent oxidoreductase, with product MIGGGVAGLTAAYLLAPSAQVTIFEADDRLGGHAHTHQVTAADGSPMPVDSGFIVHNDRTYPTLCRLFDDLGVATQATDMSMSVRSELTGLEYAGARGLSGLFPVPRNLVRGRYLLMLAEVSRFHRLARRVLDDPGDDQSLDDFVRRSRLSGYFRENFLLPLVAAVWSCDEQTAARYPARYLFTFLDHHGMLSVHGSPEWRTVVGGSATYVRAVADHVRAHGGEIRLSAPVDDLAEIGSGVAVTAGGTTSLFDAAVVATHPHQALSMLRAPTTLQADVLGAIGYVEKPAVLHTDESLLPVAMNARASWNYQIRDDSVPDGSGIAVTYDMTRLMRLPGDGPRHLVTMGRTDLVDPTTVLAEMRYEHPIYDLDSVAAQQRLSQIDTRAVVFAGAYHGWGFHEDGAASGARAAQLLGGTWPTSTQTQAVAAR from the coding sequence GTGATCGGCGGCGGCGTGGCCGGATTGACGGCCGCCTACCTCCTGGCACCGAGCGCTCAGGTGACGATCTTTGAGGCCGATGACCGCCTCGGCGGGCACGCCCACACGCACCAGGTGACCGCCGCCGACGGCTCGCCGATGCCGGTCGACTCCGGCTTCATCGTCCACAACGACCGCACCTATCCCACCCTGTGCCGACTCTTCGACGACCTCGGCGTCGCGACCCAGGCCACCGACATGTCGATGTCGGTCCGTTCGGAACTGACCGGTCTCGAGTACGCGGGCGCGCGCGGCCTGTCGGGTCTGTTCCCTGTCCCACGAAATCTGGTGCGCGGCCGCTACCTGCTGATGCTGGCGGAGGTCAGTCGGTTCCATCGGCTGGCGCGCCGCGTGCTCGACGATCCCGGCGACGACCAGTCCCTCGACGACTTCGTGCGCCGCAGCCGCCTGTCGGGCTACTTCCGCGAGAACTTCCTGTTGCCGCTGGTGGCCGCCGTGTGGTCGTGCGATGAGCAGACGGCCGCCCGCTATCCGGCCCGGTATCTCTTCACCTTCCTCGACCATCACGGGATGCTGTCGGTCCACGGCTCACCCGAGTGGCGCACAGTGGTCGGCGGTTCGGCGACCTATGTTCGCGCGGTCGCCGACCACGTGCGTGCGCACGGCGGCGAGATCCGACTGTCCGCCCCCGTCGACGACCTCGCCGAGATCGGCTCCGGTGTCGCGGTGACCGCCGGCGGAACCACCTCTCTGTTCGACGCCGCCGTGGTCGCGACGCACCCGCACCAGGCGCTGTCGATGCTCCGGGCGCCGACGACGCTGCAGGCCGACGTGCTGGGCGCCATCGGCTACGTCGAGAAGCCTGCGGTCCTGCACACCGACGAGAGCCTGCTCCCCGTCGCGATGAACGCGCGGGCGTCCTGGAACTACCAGATCCGCGACGACAGCGTGCCGGACGGCAGCGGGATTGCCGTCACCTACGACATGACCCGCCTGATGCGACTGCCGGGCGACGGTCCACGCCACCTCGTGACGATGGGACGTACCGACCTGGTCGACCCGACGACGGTCCTCGCGGAGATGCGCTACGAGCATCCGATCTACGACCTCGACTCGGTGGCGGCGCAGCAGCGACTGTCGCAGATCGACACCCGGGCCGTCGTCTTCGCCGGCGCCTACCACGGGTGGGGCTTCCACGAGGACGGCGCGGCCTCGGGGGCGCGCGCTGCGCAGCTCCTCGGCGGCACCTGGCCCACGTCGACGCAGACCCAGGCGGTGGCGGCGCGATGA
- a CDS encoding DUF1365 domain-containing protein — MTAPSTPSLVATRINHVRREPVDHRFAHRSLSWFVDIDELPELPRALRWAARFRAADHFPQPAQSGDTLRSRLDAHLDDVGVARPTGAVTALLSPRVAGYVFNPLTVFWCHDAAGALQYVVAEVHNTYGGRHCYLVRTDAAGRAEVEKEFYVSPFNDVSGRYRLALPEPDPAGRVRLSVILDRPGQAPFTATLVGRTRPATVGAVITAQLTAPLAPWLVAARIRIHGVWLWARGLRIVDRPADPIPADPPHALRRPKDS; from the coding sequence ATGACCGCGCCTTCGACCCCGTCACTCGTCGCGACGCGGATCAACCATGTACGGCGCGAGCCCGTCGACCACCGGTTCGCGCACCGCAGTCTGAGTTGGTTCGTCGACATCGACGAGCTCCCGGAACTCCCGCGAGCCCTGCGCTGGGCGGCGCGCTTCCGGGCGGCCGACCACTTCCCTCAGCCCGCGCAATCGGGCGACACCCTGCGCAGTCGTCTCGACGCCCACCTCGATGATGTCGGCGTCGCCCGCCCGACCGGAGCGGTGACCGCGCTGCTCTCACCGCGGGTGGCCGGCTATGTCTTCAATCCGCTGACCGTGTTCTGGTGCCACGACGCGGCGGGCGCCCTGCAGTACGTCGTCGCTGAAGTGCACAACACGTACGGCGGTCGGCACTGCTACCTGGTGCGCACCGACGCGGCCGGTCGTGCCGAGGTGGAGAAGGAGTTCTACGTCTCGCCGTTCAACGACGTCTCCGGCCGCTACCGTCTGGCGCTGCCCGAACCGGATCCCGCGGGCCGCGTCCGGCTCTCGGTGATTCTGGACAGGCCCGGTCAGGCGCCGTTCACCGCGACGCTCGTCGGCCGAACGCGACCGGCCACCGTCGGTGCGGTGATCACCGCGCAACTCACCGCCCCGCTCGCCCCGTGGCTCGTTGCCGCTCGCATCCGCATCCACGGTGTGTGGCTGTGGGCGCGAGGCCTGCGCATCGTCGATCGACCCGCTGACCCGATTCCCGCCGACCCCCCGCATGCACTTCGCCGACCGAAGGACTCGTGA
- a CDS encoding class I SAM-dependent methyltransferase, with amino-acid sequence MTTDHRLPYSPADIHVDPRAWPDVAHRPTSRLRALAAGRLFAAATRRLPISVEYPDGRLGGAASDAVLPRMIVRDPESLFHRLGTSGLIGFGEAYMAGDWTTDDLVGVLTPFAERVAELVPAPLQRLRSLVLPGHPDDEQNTVANTRSNIARHYDLSNELFGAFLDETLSYSSAYFGSDSAAETADWSMLADAQRAKIDRLLDQAGVGEGTRLLEIGTGWGELCLRAAARGAHVRSLTLSSEQRELALERVAAAGFADRVSVDLLDYRLVDGEYDAIVSVEMLEAVGREFWPAYFRTLDRVLVPGGRAAVQVITMPHARMLASEGTYTWVHKYIFPGGQLPSIEALREVTTAHTGLDLVDEKAMGCHYARTLRLWRERFVRSDAVIADLGFDSVFRRMWTFYLAYSEAGFRSGYLDVYQLGFTKPPVP; translated from the coding sequence ATGACCACCGATCACCGCCTCCCGTACTCGCCCGCCGACATCCACGTGGACCCTCGGGCGTGGCCCGATGTGGCACACCGACCGACGTCCCGCCTCCGCGCCCTCGCCGCCGGTCGACTCTTCGCCGCCGCCACTCGACGTCTCCCGATCTCGGTCGAATACCCCGACGGACGGCTGGGAGGTGCCGCGTCCGACGCGGTGCTTCCGCGGATGATCGTGCGCGACCCCGAGTCGTTGTTCCACCGGCTCGGCACGTCCGGGCTCATCGGATTCGGTGAGGCGTACATGGCGGGGGACTGGACCACCGACGACCTCGTCGGCGTGCTCACCCCGTTCGCCGAACGCGTCGCGGAACTGGTGCCCGCGCCGCTCCAGCGACTCCGTTCGCTGGTGCTGCCTGGCCACCCCGATGACGAGCAGAACACCGTCGCGAACACGCGGTCCAACATCGCCCGGCACTACGACCTGTCCAACGAGCTCTTCGGAGCCTTCCTCGACGAGACGCTGAGCTATTCGAGTGCCTACTTCGGCTCGGATTCGGCTGCGGAGACGGCGGACTGGTCGATGCTCGCCGACGCGCAACGCGCGAAGATCGACCGCCTGTTGGACCAGGCGGGCGTCGGCGAGGGAACCCGGCTGTTGGAGATCGGCACCGGATGGGGCGAACTCTGCCTCCGCGCTGCCGCGCGCGGTGCGCACGTCCGATCGCTGACCCTGTCCAGCGAACAACGCGAGCTGGCGCTCGAGCGCGTCGCCGCGGCCGGCTTCGCCGATCGGGTCAGCGTCGACCTGCTGGACTACCGGCTCGTCGACGGCGAGTACGACGCGATCGTCTCGGTGGAGATGCTCGAAGCGGTCGGTCGCGAATTCTGGCCGGCGTACTTCCGCACGCTCGATCGGGTGCTGGTGCCCGGTGGTCGCGCCGCCGTCCAGGTGATCACCATGCCGCACGCGCGGATGCTGGCGTCCGAGGGCACGTACACCTGGGTGCACAAGTACATCTTCCCCGGCGGCCAGCTCCCCTCGATCGAAGCGCTGCGCGAGGTCACGACCGCCCACACCGGACTCGACCTGGTCGATGAGAAGGCGATGGGATGCCACTACGCGCGGACGCTGCGGTTGTGGCGCGAGCGGTTCGTTCGTAGCGACGCCGTCATCGCCGACCTCGGGTTCGACTCCGTGTTCCGTCGGATGTGGACGTTCTACCTGGCCTACTCCGAGGCCGGCTTCCGGTCCGGCTACCTGGACGTGTACCAGCTCGGCTTCACGAAGCCGCCGGTGCCGTAG
- a CDS encoding CynX/NimT family MFS transporter — MTAETTTVRDITPPRPTRGGEWRGRIIVLAAIIIFSLSLRTAVTSIAPLLTRIGDEVGFGTSIIGVIGMLPTLMFGAAGVFAPALGRRFGIEQVTLAAVVLTGVGIATRSLVHEVWPFLILSCVALFGMGVGNILIPPLVKRYFSDQIAVISTAYITFVQLGTAIPAAIAVPVADAAGWRMSLAMWALVPAVSLLPWVWVVRERRRTVRAEAELPAEARPAAETAARLPVWRTPMAWGLTLMFGMTSLMTYSLFTWLPSVLSDAGGSEALGGAMVALFSGVGFAGTLVAPVLCTRFANPFGFAVLFAASWLIGFAGLLWAPLTLTWLWVILIGIGPTTFPMALTLINLRTRTSAGSASLSGFGQGVGYLFACSGPTLFGILHDATDSWALPFAFLTVTVGVMLIGAWAICRPRYLEDQLS, encoded by the coding sequence ATGACGGCCGAGACGACGACAGTTCGCGACATCACCCCACCGCGACCGACCCGCGGCGGCGAGTGGCGCGGGCGGATCATCGTGCTGGCCGCGATCATCATCTTCTCGCTGAGCCTGCGCACCGCGGTCACCTCGATCGCTCCACTGCTGACTCGGATCGGCGACGAGGTGGGCTTCGGGACGTCGATCATCGGCGTCATCGGGATGCTTCCGACGCTGATGTTCGGCGCCGCCGGCGTCTTCGCCCCCGCACTCGGCCGCCGTTTCGGCATCGAGCAGGTGACCCTCGCCGCCGTGGTCTTGACCGGTGTCGGCATCGCGACACGATCGTTGGTGCACGAGGTGTGGCCGTTCCTGATCCTCTCGTGTGTCGCCCTGTTCGGCATGGGTGTCGGCAACATCCTGATCCCGCCGCTGGTGAAGCGGTACTTCAGCGATCAGATCGCCGTGATCAGCACCGCCTACATCACGTTCGTGCAGCTCGGCACGGCCATTCCCGCGGCCATCGCGGTTCCCGTCGCCGACGCCGCGGGATGGCGGATGTCGCTGGCGATGTGGGCGCTGGTCCCGGCCGTCTCCCTGCTGCCGTGGGTCTGGGTGGTCCGCGAGCGTCGTCGTACCGTGCGCGCCGAAGCCGAGCTGCCTGCGGAGGCGCGCCCCGCGGCGGAGACCGCAGCACGACTGCCCGTCTGGCGCACTCCGATGGCGTGGGGCCTGACGCTGATGTTCGGTATGACCTCGCTGATGACCTACTCGCTGTTCACCTGGCTGCCGTCGGTCCTGAGCGACGCAGGCGGGTCGGAGGCGTTGGGCGGCGCGATGGTCGCGCTGTTCTCCGGTGTCGGCTTCGCGGGCACGCTGGTGGCACCGGTGCTGTGCACGCGGTTCGCGAATCCGTTCGGGTTCGCCGTCCTGTTCGCGGCGTCATGGCTGATCGGCTTCGCCGGTCTGCTGTGGGCGCCGCTGACCCTCACGTGGCTGTGGGTGATCTTGATCGGCATCGGCCCCACCACCTTCCCGATGGCGCTGACCCTGATCAATCTGCGCACCCGGACCAGTGCGGGCTCGGCGTCACTGTCGGGCTTCGGCCAGGGCGTCGGCTACCTGTTCGCCTGCTCGGGTCCGACGCTGTTCGGCATCCTGCACGACGCGACCGACTCGTGGGCGCTGCCGTTCGCGTTCCTCACGGTCACGGTCGGCGTCATGCTGATCGGCGCGTGGGCCATCTGCCGTCCGCGGTACCTGGAGGATCAGCTGAGCTGA
- the sigK gene encoding ECF RNA polymerase sigma factor SigK — protein sequence MTVDADRLEHLLELVAAGDRAAFADLYDRTGPRVYGMVLRVLRDPGYSEEVTQDVYLQIWRDAGRFDAEQGSAMSWLLTIAHRRAVDRVRSESSASARENRYGLRSLAEVVAGVDDEVLMREAGGRVRDCLGTLTDLQAQAVSMAYYDGFTYREVADRLAVALPTVKSRIRDGLKRLRGCLGSE from the coding sequence ATGACTGTCGATGCGGATCGACTGGAGCATCTGCTCGAACTCGTGGCGGCCGGCGATCGCGCAGCGTTCGCAGACCTGTACGACCGCACCGGGCCGCGCGTATACGGCATGGTCCTGCGGGTCCTCCGCGACCCGGGGTACAGCGAAGAGGTGACGCAGGACGTCTATCTCCAGATCTGGCGGGACGCCGGTCGGTTCGACGCCGAGCAGGGCAGCGCCATGTCGTGGCTGCTGACCATCGCGCACCGGCGCGCCGTCGACCGGGTGCGTTCCGAGAGCTCTGCCAGTGCTCGCGAGAACCGGTACGGGTTGCGGTCGCTCGCCGAGGTCGTCGCAGGTGTCGACGACGAGGTGCTGATGCGCGAAGCCGGCGGTCGCGTGCGCGACTGCCTCGGTACCTTGACCGACTTGCAGGCACAGGCGGTGAGCATGGCCTACTACGACGGCTTCACCTACCGCGAGGTCGCCGACCGGTTGGCGGTCGCGCTGCCCACCGTGAAGAGCCGCATCCGCGACGGTCTGAAGCGATTGAGGGGGTGCTTGGGCAGTGAGTGA
- the rpsL gene encoding 30S ribosomal protein S12, protein MPTINQLVRKGRKDKTSAKKTAALKGSPQRRGVCTRVYTTTPKKPNSALRKVARVRLTSGVEVTAYIPGEGHNLQEHSMVLVRGGRVKDLPGVRYRIIRGSLDTQGVKDRKQARSRYGAKKGN, encoded by the coding sequence GTGCCAACTATTAACCAGCTGGTCCGCAAGGGCCGCAAGGACAAGACGTCCGCCAAGAAGACGGCCGCCCTGAAGGGCAGCCCGCAGCGTCGTGGCGTGTGCACCCGCGTGTACACCACCACCCCGAAGAAGCCGAACTCCGCTCTGCGTAAGGTCGCCCGCGTGCGCCTGACCAGTGGCGTCGAGGTCACCGCCTACATCCCCGGTGAGGGCCACAACCTCCAGGAGCACTCGATGGTGCTCGTCCGCGGTGGTCGCGTGAAGGACCTCCCGGGTGTTCGTTACCGCATCATCCGCGGCTCGCTCGACACCCAGGGTGTCAAGGACCGCAAGCAGGCTCGCAGCCGTTACGGCGCCAAGAAGGGGAACTGA
- a CDS encoding fasciclin domain-containing protein, producing the protein MGFALAVAASMTACSSDDMDSAASSSPMATTAMNSSPMSADPAADLVGPGCADYAKKVPTGPGSVTGMATSPVAVAASNNPMLTTLTDALSGKLNPQVNLVDTLNGGEFTVFAPVDDAFAKVDPGTLDMLKTDAPALKSLLTYHVVSGQLGPDQVVGKHKTVEGATVEVTGSGDDLSVDGARVICGGVHTANATVYLIDKVLTPPADK; encoded by the coding sequence ATGGGATTCGCCCTCGCTGTCGCGGCGTCGATGACCGCCTGCTCGAGTGACGACATGGACAGTGCGGCGTCGAGCTCGCCGATGGCGACCACGGCCATGAACTCGTCGCCGATGAGCGCCGACCCCGCCGCGGATCTGGTGGGACCGGGCTGCGCCGACTACGCCAAGAAGGTGCCGACCGGACCGGGCTCGGTGACCGGCATGGCGACGTCACCGGTCGCCGTGGCCGCGTCGAACAACCCGATGCTGACCACGCTCACCGATGCGTTGTCGGGCAAGCTCAACCCCCAGGTGAACCTCGTCGACACGCTCAACGGCGGCGAGTTCACGGTGTTCGCGCCGGTCGACGACGCCTTCGCCAAGGTCGATCCGGGCACTCTCGACATGCTCAAGACCGACGCGCCCGCGCTCAAGTCCCTGCTGACCTATCACGTCGTCTCCGGTCAGCTCGGTCCCGATCAGGTCGTCGGCAAGCACAAGACCGTCGAGGGCGCGACCGTCGAGGTCACCGGCAGCGGCGATGATCTGTCGGTCGACGGAGCGCGGGTGATCTGCGGTGGCGTGCACACCGCCAACGCGACCGTCTACCTGATCGACAAGGTCCTCACTCCGCCCGCCGACAAGTGA
- a CDS encoding lipocalin family protein — MRRLDRDDAPRACAPRADAVRTRNVVETRRIDDVGAAWSDRPQRGRHHPPNCVIVALGRDYSWALVTDPARTSGFVLSRTPVLSSTQWKSVRGAGCRRSAGGTRPPGMTGVARHRSR, encoded by the coding sequence GTGCGTCGTCTCGATCGGGACGACGCACCGCGGGCGTGCGCTCCGCGCGCCGATGCTGTCCGTACCAGGAACGTTGTGGAGACCAGGAGAATAGACGATGTCGGAGCAGCGTGGAGTGACCGTCCGCAGCGCGGTCGCCACCACCCGCCGAACTGTGTGATCGTGGCGCTCGGCAGGGACTACTCGTGGGCGCTGGTGACCGACCCCGCCCGGACGTCCGGCTTCGTGCTCTCCAGAACACCGGTCCTGTCGTCGACGCAGTGGAAGTCGGTCCGCGGTGCGGGGTGCCGTCGGTCTGCCGGAGGTACTCGCCCGCCTGGGATGACGGGCGTCGCGCGTCACAGATCGCGGTAG